Proteins encoded in a region of the Marmota flaviventris isolate mMarFla1 chromosome 3, mMarFla1.hap1, whole genome shotgun sequence genome:
- the Pnpla5 gene encoding patatin-like phospholipase domain-containing protein 5, with protein MDFLEEGSWSLSFAGAGFLGLYHVGVTQCLSQRAPRLLQGARRFYGSSSGALNALAIVCGKSTDFCCSHLLDLVKHVEGLSLGIFHPAYAPIEHIKQQLQDELPENSHILASQRLGISLTRWPNGHNSIVTDFATRDELIQALVCTLYFPFYCGTIPPEFRGQRYIDGALSNNLPFADCPSTITVSPFHGTVDICPRSTSASLHELNAFNASFQISTKNFFLGFISLIPPKPEVVADSCRQGYLDALRFLEARGLTKEPVLWTLVSRDPPAPPARTPDDGVSFNCHVPTVLVKDVPSLEQLSPELEAALRKAVRRDPSAWARFRRSGPGKVLTYLLLPCTLPFEYVYFRGRRLVIWLPDAPADLWWMWGLVKSMALEIHSRTKAQLLRLVSMLNGSRIGLRELFQLCPVNF; from the exons ATGGACTTCTTGGAGGAGGGCAGCTGGAGCCTGTCCTTCGCCGGCGCTGGCTTCCTGGGTCTCTACCACGTGGGCGTGACCCAGTGCCTGAGCCAGCGCGCCCCGCGCCTCCTCCAGGGCGCCCGCCGCTTCTATGGCTCCTCGTCCGGGGCGCTCAATGCCCTCGCCATTGTCTGCGGCAAGTCGACCG ACTTCTGCTGCTCCCACCTCCTGGACTTGGTCAAGCACGTGGAGGGGTTGAGCCTGGGCATCTTCCACCCTGCCTACGCACCCATCGAACACATCAAGCAGCAGCTGCAGGATGAACTGCCAGAGAACAGCCACATCCTGGCCTCCCAGCGGCTGGGCATCTCGCTGACCCGCTGGCCCAATGGCCACAACTCCATAGTCACTGACTTTGCCACCAGAGATGAGCTCATTCAG GCCCTGGTCTGCACCTTGTACTTCCCCTTCTACTGTGGGACAATCCCCCCCGAGTTCAGAGGGCAG CGCTACATCGATGGGGCTCTGAGCAACAATCTGCCCTTCGCGGACTGCCCTTCCACCATCACTGTGTCCCCCTTCCATGGGACAGTGGACATCTGTCCCCGGAGCACTTCGGCCAGCCTGCACGAGCTGAATGCTTTCAATGCCAGCTTCCAAATCTCCACCAAGAACTTCTTCCTGGGGTTCATATCACTCATACCCCCCAAACCTGAG GTGGTGGCCGACAGCTGCAGACAAGGGTACCTGGACGCCCTGAGGTTCCTGGAGGCACGTG GACTCACCAAGGAGCCCGTGCTGTGGACGTTGGTCTCTAGGGATCCCCCAGCACCCCCTGCTAGGACCCCAGATGACGGGGTGTCTTTCAACTGCCATGTGCCCACTGTGTTGGTCAAGGACGTGCCCAGCTTGGAGCAGCTCTCGCCAGAACTGGAGGCTG CACTGAGGAAGGCTGTCAGGAGGGACCCCAGTGCCTGGGCCCGTTTCCGCCGGTCGGGGCCCGGGAAGGTGCTCACGTACCTGCTCCTGCCCTGCACGCTGCCCTTTGAGTACGTGTACTTCCGCGGCAGAAG GCTGGTGATCTGGCTGCCGGACGCGCCCGCAGACCTGTGGTGGATGTGGGGCCTGGTGAAGAGCATGGCTCTGGAGATCCACTCCAGGACCAAGGCCCAGCTCCTCAGGCTGGTCAG